Genomic window (Arachis hypogaea cultivar Tifrunner chromosome 13, arahy.Tifrunner.gnm2.J5K5, whole genome shotgun sequence):
ACGTCAGGTAGCAACACAGTGTTGAACCTTAATAGTCTATGCGAGGTCGGTTCCGGACCATAGCCAGAAAAAAATTCACCTCCTCCCTATCTTTCGTCAAACTTTCATGGTTAGTCAACCCTATAGATGACACtttctccttgcatcattgtTTGATCCATCACAGTACAAATTTCTCGTAGTAATCATTATTGCATAAATTTACAATGTTAGAATAGAAATCGCCATGGAAAGATGAAGTGctcaatttctattttttttcatttctataTGATTACTTTATTAGGATAGTAATATGAGTAAACCGTTGTGTTGGTGGCGTTCTGACTTAGTTATCATTTGTTAGTCATTAAGTTAGAATTGTCATTTGTTGGTCATTAAGTTAGAATTACCAAAAGGAAAGGAAAACTAGTTGAGAAGCGATTCATATAGTTTGTTGATGTTTGATGTCCAAGCATAGATAATTTTAAGAGCCGAATTGTTtacttcatttaattttttttgtttggagatttggttttacatatttattatttttaatgtttttttatgGCCAATACATATGGTGCCAAATTTTTGTTTTGAAGAATAAAAAATTGGTGAAAAATTCCATGAACTGAAGAACGATGAGATAAttgcagaaaaaagaaaaagtcatGGGAGAAAGATTGAGCCCCATGGAATCCTTGCAGAATGAGGTTAACACTATGTTTGTTTAGATGGAAAATAGGGGAGAATGAACGCGGAAGGAAAGAAATAGGAGGAAAATGTCAAATTTCAGCTATTTGGTTTGGATAGAAAATGCTAAGGAAAATAATCAACAGTGCCAAAAAGTAAAAGGGACCCATAAAAAAGTTTTCGCTCCAACTTAGGcgagaaaatggaaggaaaaaatCTTTTCTCTCTGTTATTCCAAACCCTACCCTTCTCCTTTTTTCCAAGACTCTTCCACCCTACAATTCAGCTGTTCATGCTAACCAGTTCCAGCACTATCAACCACTGCAACTGTTAGCCACTGTCCATTCATCCACCACTACGCAAACAGTCTAGTCACAGCGTTTTGTGTCTACAAGTGAAATTAGGTAAGTTTTTATGTTGCTCTTATTTCACAATTCACTCCATATATTCATGGATCTGTGTGTTTGTGATTCAATTTTGAAGTGTATGGACAGATATTACATTTTGATTtggtttattattttgtttattttctatgtCTTTAAGTTATTCGATAAAATACTCCAATAAAAACATGTAAACATACAGATTCAAAAGTTCATCAGAGTTGGGAGAATTGACATGTGTATAGACTATAGAGTAGTgcaattattttttgtatataataaatgtttgaaaaagatcacaatttttttttcatgtaaGCATGCTCTTTTTTTATGGAAGCACAATTTTGATTTTCATCAAATACATCATTTTTGCTAAATGGCACACAATTTCTTTATGTATGCACACATTATCTATTTAGAAAGCATATATTATGGTTGCCGAATAACACACAAACAAATAGTTCTAGTTGTGTTCTTTAGAAACATTAGAGCGTATTATGTTTTTGAcacatatacaaattaaatttaatttcagTATAATAAGAATAACACAAATTGTAGTTTATACACACTTTAAAATGAACTTTTCACAATTACATTTGCAAGCACACAAATAGTTAAATTTGTGATTTCAGCTACACGAAAGTGTGGTTTTGTTTCGTTCAATTGCCAATGGCACACAACTTCTAGCTTGGTTGGTTACTTtctttttctgtgtttttttgctttttttacaTGTAGTTTATGTTAAAGTTTTTTCGaaagttataaaaaaatagatatctTTCAATTGGTTGAGATTCTTTTACAATTAAATATATTCTTTGATTAGGAGTTCATATGTATGAATACTAGTTATTTAATTGCATTGTGTATACTTAACGTATGatgctatatttttttcttttctttggtgctgtAAATCTATGGTATGTACATTTAAACCTACAAAGTGCTTGTTAAATGGATAAGGATGATCATGAAGAAAGTTTTTTTGTCGCCGATCCGGAAGACATCTTTAATTGTGATTTCCCATTAAATCATTCCTTTAAGTTTGGGGTTGATAACCAGGAAAATATATTAACCCTTGAAAACCAAGAACATATATTAACCGTCTTGAAGGAGGATTGGAAAAGACGACATAAATTATGTACAATAACACTAATAATCGTGCACATGTTATATTTATTGAGATTAATGTCTATGCGAGTTAACAAATCTATCTCCCATAAAATGGTTGGGTGAGAAAAAATTCGAGCTACTTTAATGCAACAGTTAAGTGAAACTAATAGGTATCGTGATATCCTACGCATAGGTCCTAATGCATTTCTTCAATTGTGTGAGAAATGAAGAGCAACATGTCAAGTGAGAGATACAAAACATGTTACAGTAGAGGAACAAGTTGCTAGGTTCTTGCATATAATAGCTCATAATGTGAAAATTAGAACCGTTTCTTTTTTCTACCACCAGTCTGGAGAAACTATTAGCCGCCGCTTCCATGCTATTTTGCGAGAAATTATTTTACTAGAAGAAGAATTTCTTCGACAACCATCTGCAACTGTTATTTCTCCAGCGATCCTTCATAATCATAGATTTTATCCTTATTTTAAGGTATGGACATGTACAATTAcaagaataaataattttctttgaTATAGCAAATTTCATATTACTTTATTGATTAATGGACTATTATTTAGGATTGTATTGGAGTTATAGATGGAATACATTTTCATGTCAAAGTGCCAATAGTAGATCAACCCAAATTTTGAGGGAGAAAAGAGTGGCTGACACAAAATGTATTAGCTGCATGTGATTTTGATATGAAGTTCACTTATGTATTAACGGGTTAGAAAGGAACGGCATAGTTCTTAAGAATGCATTATCAAGGGATGATAATTTTAAACTTCCACGAGGTTAGCATATACATAAAACATCATTATATCATTAGTTGTTAAAGGTTAATAGTTTATGtgtttatattaaataaatgatTTTAAATGATGGATTTTGTAGGAAAATTTTACCTTGGAGATGTTGGATTCATGTTGAAGCATGAATTAATTATCCTATATCGAGGTGTAAGATATCACTTAAAAGAGTATGCAAGACGTGGCccagaaaatgaaaagaaattattTAATCTTCATCATGCTTCATTGAAAAATGTTATCGAAAGGTCATTtgaagttttgaagaaaagatttGCAATAATCACAAGTGGCACTGAACTACATTATGACTTTGAAACTATGACTGAAATTGTTCTAGCTTGTTTTATCTTACATAATATTTTAATGGGTGTAGATCCTGGTCCACATCTCATAGCTCAAGTTGATCGAGAATTGCAAGATAATAATCCAAAAGAGGATGAAATAGTTCGACATGAACAAGATGAAGACTATAGGCGGAGATCTATGTTAAGGGATGAAATAGCTACTCAAATATGGGCTGACTATCAACTAGGACTCTAATTACTCCTTTAAAAAAATGCAAATGAATTTGTTAGTTGTATTATGTGTGAGCtgaattgatattttaattttgatgtgtTATTGTTGAATTCATATGTGACTTCTTAATGTGTTATTACATTCTATTTAATGAATTTTGTGTGCAATTGTTGAATCAACTTGTGACATGTTGTATTTATGGAGTGTATTGAATCTTTATCTGTTCAATAAATGATAAGATAGTTAACAaataatttgatttgagattatgGTATGTTGTTTTTATCCATTTGTTTTGTAGATTGAGAGGTGTTAATGCCAAAGAAAATATCATGGCAAGGTGATGCCACTAGTCGGGATACATTAAGATGGACCGACGAAATGTATACAACCTTCATTGATACTTTGATTGAAGAATGTGGCAAAGGAAATAGAGTGAATGACACATTTACTATAATGGCATATGACAATATACTTTCACTTTTGAGATCTACCTAAGGTAACCACCTCCGCAAAGAAAATCTTAAGAATAGATTGAGGACTTTAAAGGATCATTTTGGTGTTTATTATGATCATTTTCATGGCCTTAGTGGATTTTCTTGGAATCCAATTACAAAGATATTTGAGGCTGAAACTGAAATTTGGGAAGAATTGATTAAGATAGACTTTATGCATTCATTCTCTTATTTGGTTAAGAATTTAACTAGTGAATATTCAAGAATGAtatcaataatatatatttacatatagaCACACTCAGTAAATATTCTTCTattttacttaggcaaaaccagaaGTAAAAAAGTGGATGCGTACTCCAATCAAACACTATGTTAAACTGTTTGAGATATATGGTACAGACATAGTAACAGGAAAACATGCTGAAAGTGCCAAAGGAAAGTCAAAAGGTGGGAGAAGAATAAAGAAACAATTAACTTGAATGATGATGATAGTTTCTTAAATATAGAAGAGGAGTGGAATGATGAGCCAATTACTCATCATGCTACTAGTTTTACAATGGGTTATAGTCCTGAAATTGGTTTGTCTAACCAATCAATCGGCTCTCATGGAACATCATCAAGAGGTACTAAACGCAAAACAACCATGAGTGATAAATTAGAATTAGAAATAGAAAGAATGAGTTAGGGCATTCAAGCATTGACTGAGATGATGAATGATGGGAATCTTTTTTTATGAGAGATCAATTAATATCGCTGAAAAGCAAGTGCTAATAGCTGAAGAACAAGTGCAAGTAGCTAAGGAGCAAGTTCAAATTCCTAAACAACAAGTGCGAATAGCTAAAAGGGGTCTTGTGATTCTTGAGCAAAGCATTACTCGAATTTACTTTATAAATGATGTGTGGACTGAGTTAGAAAATTTAGGTGTGATGCAAGAATTGCGCATGAGGTGTTACTGCTTTTTATGCAGATATGATAGAGCTTAGAGAGAATTTTTTGGTGTTCCAAATGATATATGTCTTGCCACATTATATGAATTGATGAAAGAAGCTGGTGCATTCTAGGAAGGTAGTAGTATCTTTATATTTTGTGGGTAACATATTATGACTTAATTAAGGCTTATAATGATAATACATCATACTTTTGTATTTTGTGACTTTCATAACTATAACTATTGTTAACTATACTATTAGTAATGACTTAGTCAAAGAAGTCTATGCTATTAGTAATGACTTGATCAAAGAGATCCCAATGTTAACTGTTAgttttatgtataaattttatttttagctgACCTTAACTTGTTATTATGTAAGaaattttttatgtgtatttgttaATGCAATATAAgacataatatattaattatatgataTTAACTATTGATTTATGTATGTCTTCTTCTTGAAATTGTCTCTAATTTATGTGTTAGGATGAGTagtataagaaaataaaatttgtatataaatagaccaccctaattttattattattattattattattattattattattattattattattattattattatatactttatttataaaatttatattcgtAACTTGTTAtatcaaaaaatataattaaattttgttattattatttaataaaattgttaaatATATTACATAATCATATACATAATAGCATGCCTATATAATATAAAGGGTAAAATTATCATTATATAACtttactcattttttttcttccacTTTTCCTTTCAAACAAACAACATAAATTAATCATCTTTCAATatctctctattttatttttcttccatcCAAACATAccaatagaaattaaattttacctcaatttctttcctttctatttatTTTCACTTAATTTCCTTCCTTCCTATTTCTTTCCTCCACTAAACAAAGCCTAATTCTCTCCAAGTGAGGTGTTTCAGAATACTTTTTCGTGGTAATGACTTGATCATTATATTCTTCAGTTTTCATCTTTAATTAATAGTTGAAAAATTGCTAGGTATATTCCatacttaatataattaaaaaaaaaagttaaaaaaatagaaaagaaagaaagaaaattaagaatcATCTTGTAAAGTTCCTTACCTGATAATGCTTTGAGTGTTGTTATAATCAAATGAcaacttaaaaaaatagaaaaggcaaaaaaaaatgttaaaaatcatCATATAAAGTTTATTACCTGTTAAAGCTATAAGTGCTATTCTATTCTTTCAGTTGGATAAACTTGAATCAGTTGTTCAtgttgcatttttattttctacttaaAATGTTTTCATGTTCTAGCTGAATGAcaaaataatagtttataatCAAGTGACAACTTAAAGAGAATAAAAAGGTAGAAAAATGTTGAAAATCATCATATAAAGTTCCTTACCTGTTAAAGCTATGAGTTTTATTCTATTCTTTCAGTTGGATAAACTTGAATCAGTTGTTCatgttgcatttttattttttgcttgaaattttttaatattctgGATGAATGACAAAATAATAGTTTATAACAAGGTTTTGAGAATCAGATCGGTCATCGAATCGCTCTAGTCACTAGTTTACTGGTATAATCGGTCCAACTGTGGTTCAACCAAAAGaactattttagaataaaataataaataaattataaataaacatcctaaaatataattatagtctaatataaatattaaaatatattttaaatttaaaatactacatGAAATGTCATCAACTGAAactatatgatcttatcaaaatacaaactctaaagttttttttaaaaCACTCTTAAAATATGTGTTTCCAAGCACTTTTGTCAACGTCATCTTCAACTTTACATTCATCACTCAATTAAACAATCTACAACCCTAATCCTCtatgattttttttggaaaaataaaatcatgttcAAAAAGGAAACCATAGCTGTAAGTAATTGAGAATATTTGCCAGACTCAGCACCAAGACATAGAACAAGTATATATATAGAGCAGTACAAAATAATCCAATCCTCAATTCCATGAATCATACACAAAAGGGTGTCTAAAATATCGATAGAATCAATCAAATTCagcattaaaaaatatcaaaaaccaAATTTTGCCGTTAAAAAGAATGAAGTAAAGATGGAATTTTATACTCACAAATTCCCTGTAATCTTGAACCATGTCTCAGCACATACTTTGTGAGCAGCAACAAGATCATCTTTACAAACACAGCCCAATTCAATTGGAACACCAGACCCAGAACTATCACTCTCTAGACTCATGTGACAAATTTTACAATCCCT
Coding sequences:
- the LOC112735327 gene encoding uncharacterized protein yields the protein MDFVGKFYLGDVGFMLKHELIILYRGVRYHLKEYARRGPENEKKLFNLHHASLKNVIERSFEVLKKRFAIITSGTELHYDFETMTEIVLACFILHNILMGVDPGPHLIAQVDRELQDNNPKEDEIVRHEQDEDYRRRSMLRDEIATQIWADYQLGL